The proteins below come from a single Papaver somniferum cultivar HN1 chromosome 11, ASM357369v1, whole genome shotgun sequence genomic window:
- the LOC113321047 gene encoding LOB domain-containing protein 15-like yields the protein MSREREIFEHEVGKKIKREADAASISDRMGRRPLLGPPGTLNTITPCAACKLLRRRCAQECPFSPYFSPHEPQKFASVHKVFGASNVSKMLMEVPENQRADAANSLVYEANVRLRDPVYGCMGAISALQQQVQSLQSELNVVRAEIIKYRYREVSSTLSHNINNHNSHHALISPSGVISVSPPPPPSSSVSVTNHDVPPPPPPPPPSTHPDASSSSMYTTPPSSATDYSSISNENVSYFG from the exons ATGTCCAGAGAAAG GGAGATATTTGAGCATGAGgtaggaaagaaaataaagagaGAAGCAGATGCGGCTTCTATATCAGATCGAATGGGAAGGAGACCCTTATTAGGCCCTCCTGGTACCCTAAACACCATCACACCATGTGCTGCGTGTAAGCTTCTTAGAAGAAGATGTGCACAGGAATGCCCTTTCTCTCCTTATTTCTCACCTCATGAACCTCAGAAATTTGCTTCTGTTCACAAAGTTTTTGGTGCTAGCAATGTCTCCAAGATGTTAATG GAGGTGCCAGAGAATCAGAGAGCAGATGCAGCAAATAGTCTTGTTTACGAAGCAAATGTTAGACTAAGGGATCCGGTGTATGGTTGCATGGGTGCAATTTCAGCTTTGCAGCAACAAGTTCAGTCTTTACAATCAGAACTTAATGTAGTAAGGGCTGAGATAATCAAGTATAGATACAGAGAAGTTAGTAGTACTCTTTCTCATAATATCAATAATCACAATTCACATCATGCTTTAATTTCGCCATCCGGTGTTATATCcgtatctccaccaccaccaccatcttcatctgtCTCCGTAACAAACCATGACGTacctcctcctccaccaccacctccaccttctACACATCCCGATGCTTCTTCTTCGTCCATGTATACGACCCCTCCTTCTAGCGCAACTGATTATAGCTCAATTTCTAATGAAAATGTCTCATATTTTGGCTAA